GGCGGCGGTCAGGCCGCCCTGCACGACCCGGTCGGCGACGGTCTCCCCGACCGGACCCGCACCAATCACGATGACGTCGTACTCGATGGTGGGGGTCATGTCAGTTGCCCTTCGCGCTGCGGCCGAGGCGGATGGCGGCGATGAGGAAGAAGATGGCACCGGGGATGGCGTAGCCAGCCGCGTTGGTCAGCGACGGGTTGTCCGCGGAAGCAGCAGCGATGAAGGATCCACCGGCCAGAACCGAGATGCCTCCACTGATGATCATCGGCCACTGCCCGCCCATCCTGCGACGAGTGACACCCACGATCAGCTGCACCAGACCGGCCACGATCGCCCAGGCACCCCACACCCGCAGAACAGCGGGGATGCCAGACGCGCAGGCGACACCTATGCCGACGGCGGTGATCAGGCTGACCGCGATGTTCACGTACAGCAGAGCCGGCGAGCCGGTGGTCCGCGAGGAACGAAGGTCGTAAATGGCGGCGCCGACGTCGAACAACGGGTAGAGCACGAAGAGCACCACCGTGAGCGGGCCGATCTCCTTGGCGGTCGCGATCGTCACGAGTGCCCAGACGATGGCGAACGCGAAGCGGGTGAAGTACAGCCGCCGTAGTGCGGCAGCGGTCTGGGAGATACCGGGCGAAGCAGCAATGCTGGTCACGGTGTCCCTTTCAAGGGAGGCGCAGAGAGACCGAACGTTCTGTCACGACCCAGCATGGCAACCCCCGACTTGAGCTGTCAAGACCGAACGTTCTATCCGCAGGAGTGAGCAGTGGCACAGCAGGCGGCCGCTCAATGCGGGGGTCGCGGCTGCTCAAACGGCCGCCCCGGCCCGGCCCGGCAAAAGGACATCCAGCCGGTCGGCATCGACTGGCGCTTGAGTGCGGGCGCGGCTTGCCCGGCCGGCGTCGGGCGCCGCGCCACCTGCGCCTCGGCAACGATGGGGTACGCCCCGAGCTGATCATGACCGGCGCGGCCCGCTTGTGGCGGAGGCGGCCAGGCTCGGCTGCCGGACCCGAGGGCCGCTCGCATATCAGACCGAACGTTCTATCGCTAAGATGGTTGTATGGCGCGCATCGCAACCGACACCCGGCCCTCCGAGGCGCGACTCCGGCTCCTCACCACGGCAACCAGGATCTTCTACGCGGAGGGCATCCACTCCGTCGGCGTTGACCGGATCATCGCCGAGGCAAAAGTGACGCGGGCTACCTTTTACCGGCACTTCCCCAGCAAGGAAGACCTCATTCTGGCCTACCTGCGTGAAGTCCATCAGATGGATCGCGGCGCCGTCGACGCGGCCATCGCCAACAACCCGTCGCCGGTCGACCCCCTCCTGGCCATCGCTGGCTCCATCGCGCAGAACATCCAGTCCCCCGGGTTCCGCGGATGCGCCTTCCTGAACGCCGCGGCAGAGTATCCCGACACCGACCACCCCGTGCACCAGGAGATCATCTCCCACCGGCGATGGTTCCTGGACACCCTCACCATGCTGATGGCGCAGGTCCACGAAGAAACCGCAGATCCCGCCGCGCGCCACTTCGTCATGCTCCGCGACGGCGCCATGGCAGCCGGATGCCTTTTCGACCCCGCGTTGGTGTCGGAGACCTTCCTCCGCGGGATCGAAGGCCTCCTCCGGATCAATAGCGAGCGCCAGTCGACCGAGTCCGCACGCTAGTACTACAACAGCGTTCTCGGAACTCGCCTGGTCCGAAAGCGACCAGATCGTTTGCCATTCCGCTAACGCGGCTCCTGCCCAGGACCAGGGTCGACGAGCAGCTCGGGGTGCAGTCGGAATCTGACACGCCGGCTGGTGGGGTGACGGTGTCGGAAGGACCGCCGTTGGGGTACCTGCGGTACAACCTGTCCGATCGCGACGTTGAAGAGTTGCTGGTCGAACGCGGCGCGAAGATCGACCACGTCACCGTCTACCGCTGGGTGCAGCGGTTCACCCCACAGCGGGCCGACTACGAACGGACAGGACAGCGCAGGTGATCGTCGCCGGACACGCGTTCATGCAGAACCTCCGACACGGACACTACGAACTCGGCGTTGACGCCCCGCCCGCTCTGCGGGTCACCGCGCGCTCGTCCGGAGGCTGCTCTCTCGTCAGGTGGAGCAGCCACCCCTCGCCGGTGCGGATGAGCGCGTATCGCCGGCGGCCGGTGCGGCCGTGCAACGTGAACAGCATCCGACGCTCGGTGCGGTCGTGCTCCTCCCAGGTGCCGATGTCGGCGATCGACTTGTCGGCGTCCTCGTAGGTGAGGTGATCGAGGTGGTGGTCGGGCACGGCGATCGCGAGCCGGTTGTCGTTGGGACTGTCCGGCAGGCCGCGAGGAACCGCCCAGGAGCGCAGCACACCGCTCTCTTCGAGCCGCAGGTCGAAGTGCGGTCGTGGTTTGCGGTGCTGGTGCAAGACGAATGCAGGTGCCACTCTCACCATTGTCCGCGCCCGCCAGCCCCACCGCCTGCCTATGGACGCGCTACTTTCTGACCTCGTCCCGGATCTTGTCGCCACTGACATCGACGGAAATTGCCTCAGCCCGAGATGGCGGCGACGTGGATCGTCGTCACCGCCCGGCCTGCCGGCACGGCGCTGTGCACGCCCCGAAGGGGCCGGCGGGTGGTTCCCGCCGGCCCTCCGGCCGAGCTCACCGTCCGTAGAGCTCGAATTCGTAGAGCGAGAACCCGTACGAGGTGGCCCGGCTGACCCCGTACACCCGCACGTAGCGAGCGCTGACCGGGGCGAAGGTGGCGTTGTCGACGCCGCCGTTGCCAGTGGTGGTGCTGAACACCGGTTGCCAGGAGGTGCCGTCACCGGAGACCTCGATTCGGTACCCGCTGCCGTACGCGGACTCCCAGCGCAGTACCGCCCGGCTGACCGTCCGGGCCGCGCCGAGGTCAACCCGAAGCCACTGGTTGTCCTTGTAGCTGCTGGACCACCGGCTGCCGAGACTGCCGTCGACCGCCTTGTCCGGGGTGTTGCTGGTCAGGAACTGGGTGCTCGACGCGGTGGCCGGACGGCCCTGCGCCAGGTTGGTGACGTTGTCGCCGCGGCGCGCCGGAAACGAGACGACCTGCTGGTAGGTGGGACGGTTCTGCCAGGCGATCAGCGGGTGGGTGATGCCGCCGAGCCCGGACTGGGCGATGGAGTCGGCGCACCACTGGTCGCCGGCCCCGCAGGAGGTGTCACCCGGGTAGACCGTGGTGGCCGGCACCGCGGCGGCGCCGCCGAGCGTGTCGAGCAACGCCTGCCGGCACGCGCTGAGGTTGCCGTTGCCGCAGTACGCGCGCCCCGGCCCGCCGGCGACGGGGTCGTCGCCGAGCACGGTGCGCAGGTCCTTGTCGACGTAGCCCCACCAGCCGTACTGGAACGACGAACCCTTGTGCGCCTGCCCTTGCGCCGCCCAGCTCACGGTGCCGTCACGCCCGCCGTTCTGGCCGCCTGACGGCGCCTCGTTCACCTCGATGGCATCGACCAGGGCGCCATACAGGTCGGGCCCGAGACCGGGTCGGAACTGGGCTGCGGCCAGCAGCGGCCACCAGGCGTCGAAGATCCGGATAGCCTCGGCGTGCTGGTAGACCTTGGAGCCGGGTGACGTCTCCACCCGGCGGGAGCCGGCCTGCTGCCACGCCCGCAGTTTGCTCACGGCGGCGGCCAGCGCCGGGTCGGTGACCGGCGTGCTGTCGAGCACCCGCAGCAGTTCGCCGAGAACCTGCTGGCCACGCAGGTCGGTCACCGCCGCCTCGGCGGTGATCTTCACAATGTCGGCGCGGCCGAGCTTGCGCTGGGCGATGGCTGCGCGCACCGGACCGTCGAGCAGTTGACCCCGGTGCACCGCGCCGTAGCTGAAGTTGCCGTCGGCCGCGGCGAAGTCCTGCGCCTGCTTGTTGTTCCAGCTGACGTAGTAGTCCTGGTTGACTGACTGCGGGTGGGCCGACGCCGGGGTGTAGGTGGCGTCGTTGGTGTCCGGGTTCCAGCCCACCCACTCGTAGGCCGGCTCAGCCTTCGTCGGCAGGTTGGGGTCGGCGGTGGCGGGCCGGACCGGGTTCGAGCCGGAGTTGAAGTACGCCGCCTCGGTCGAGTTGACGTAGAACCAGTTGAACGCATACCCGACGTTGGCCGCGGACGCCTGGAACGCCGCCGCGCTGCCCATGGCCGACGGGTCGTTGTACGCCTGGAAGCCGATCGCCGATTCGGCCTCGTGCCGGTAGGTGGAGCGCAGCTTGGTGAACGCGGTCGGCTGCCCGTTTACCAGGCCCCGGTAGGACACCAGCCCGTACTTCGTGCGCAGTGCGCGCAGCGTGTACGAGCCGGCCGGGGTGGAGTCGGCGAGCGTCGGCGACCAGGAGTTGCGCCGCTCCAGCACCTCCATCGCCAGGCACTGCCCCCGGTGGAGGTAGCGGTTGGAGCGTAGCGTCGGGGCACTGCCGTCGGTGGTGCACAGCGGCACCGCGTACGTGTCGGTCAGATCCTGGGAGGCGGAGGTGGCGCTCCAGGCGTAGTCCTGACCGCGACCGAGCAGCACGTAGAGGTTCAGCCCGGCGAACGCGGCACCGCGCGCGCTGATCCCCGGCCCTTGAAGTTCCTGGAGCATGAGCAGCTGCGGGGCGAAGTAGCCGGTCTGCGGGCCGAACACGGCGACCGGGTTGCCGGTAGTGGTGTGCCTGCCGGAGACCACCACCGCGTTGGACATGCCGTGTGCGCGCAGGTTGGACAGCCCGCCGAGGAGTTCGTGGGTGGCTGTGCTGGCACCGGCGCGGGCGGCGGCCCCGCCGCTCTGTTCGTAGGCGAGGGGCTCAGCGATCACCGTGCCGGCGTCGGGGAGTACCGCGCTGGTCGCGCCCGGCGGTGTCGCGCCGTACGGAAAACTCTGCCCGTCGTGCAGCGTGAGCACGGTTTCCGGGTCGTTCTGCGAGCGGAACGCCTGCCAGACCCGGTCGCCCTCGGTGGTGCCGTACTTGGCCCGGGCGGCCACCCGGACCAGCGCGGACTGGATCTCGCTGCCACCGCCCCCGCCGAAGAGCCCGCCAACCACACCGGCGGTGGCGATCAAATCGGTCATGGTGAAGTGCGTCGGCTTGCCAGCGCCGGTCAGCACGTACTCGCCGGGGTAGTTGTCGTCGGCGATCGACTTGTCGATGTAGGCGTTGATGCCAGTGATGTAGTCGACCACGTCGGTGTAGAGCTGCTGGCCCCGCGTGCCCTTGAGGCGCAGCGCGTCGACCTGCGCCTGGAGGTCCGCCTCCGCGTAGGGCGAGTTGGCCCAGATGCTCTGCTCCAGCTCACGGTTGCCCGGCGCGCCACCGGCGAACGAGGTGAGCGTGCCGCGACCGGCGTGCCGCAGCAGGTCCATCACCCAGAGCCGGTCCTGGGCCCCGGCGTAGCCGGCGCCGAACATGGTGCCGGCGCGGGTGGTGCCGGTGACGTGCGGGACACCGGTGGCCTTGTCCCGCACGATGGTGACGTCCGCCCGCGGTGAAACGGTGCTCTCGACCTGCGCGGCGGGGACGCCGAACGAGGCGTCGTTGTAGAAGTGGGCGATCTGCTCGTCGGTCAGCCCGGCGTAGTTGTAGACCAGGTTCGCGTACTCGTCGAGTTGGTCGCTGGAGTGTGCCGGGCGGGTGCCGAGCGCCTGGTGGGCCAGGATGGCGACCAGCGTGGCGTTGCCGTTCTGCCCGGGAGGCAGGATGTCGGCGCACTGGCCGAGGCAGTAGTCGTCGGGGGTGAAGGTGGTGGCGGCGAGCGCCGGTGACGGCGGGGTGACCGTCAGGACGCTCGCGGTCAGGGCGGCGGCGGTGAGCGCCGCGAGCCGGGCACGAAGGGCGGGTCTAAGCATGGCGATCCTCCGGGGACGCGGAGTCGGGCCGTTCGGGTACGCCCGGCTGCTGGTGCCGACCTCTCGCCCTCCGTGCCCGGGCGTTCCGCCTGGAGGTGAGAATGACTCATGTCAATCTGTGGGCAATGATCGGCGCAGGACCGCCGTCCGGGATAGCCGTCGTTCACCACGCGCGAATGCCGACGTTTCGCCGTCTTTCGCCACCCGGAACGGGCACGGTGAGAGTGACGCCGTTGCCGCCCCGTACTGCTGTGCGGCGCGGACGTCACATCGGTGACGATCGCCTCTTGGCAGGTAGGAGTGCACTTCCGGGCGCGCGACGAGACTGGACCGGGTCGCGGCTGCCAGGTGCTAGTCGCTATCCAGCCGACCCAGTTCGGTAGTACGTGTCGAGGAAAGCTGCGTAGCGCCCGGCGTCGTAAGACTCCTCCACCCACGCGATCTCGTTGAGGAGCTCTCGGGCTTCGTCGGTGCACAAAGCCGCGAGGTACTCCTTGGTCCTGACCACGCCTGCCCCCAGCATCAATTCCGCGTCGACGGCACCGGTCGCGTCCATACTGGTGCCACGGGCACGGTGAACCAACAGTGCGTCCTCGACGGTGCCGGCGTGCCAGAGCTGGACGGCGCAGATCCGCATCAGCTGCGTGTTGCCGGGGACAGTGCCCATTCCAGCGTAGGTGTCCGCCTCGCGCTGGGTTTCGCGCACGAGGACCTCCCGAACGGTTGGGACCTGGTCAGCGCCGACACGCAAGCCGTAGGCCGCCAAGTGCTCTTCGGCGTCCCGCTCGTACTGGTCATAGATGTCCATCGCCACGCGCCCTGTGTAGCAGGAGCAGAGCACACCTTGATAGTTCAAACCAGGCCGCGCCTCCGCGCGGCACCGGCACGGTCATGTTCGCGGAGCATGGTCAGCAGCCCGGGAAAGCGTCGTTCCACGTCGTCGTAGCGCAGCTGGCCCGCAGGCGCGCGCCGCAGCCGTCGAGGACGTCGCCGCCGCGATCCGTGACGGCGCCTTGCCGGTCGGCGAGGAGCACGGCCTGCCCCTGCTCCGCTTCCCACTGCACCGCACCGCCGACGCTCACCGGGCGGTGGAGACCGGCGCGGTCGGCAAGGTGCTGGTGGACGTCACGCCCTGAAGTTCAGCCAGCTACCACCTCTCCGACTCGATCGGGTGCGGGTCCACTCACCGGCCATGAGAGCTCGTCACCCACCGGTGAGGGGAGGTAGCGGCTCTACCACCGCTTCCTCCTCGGGGACGGCGAGCTCCCGGACACGACCGCTGCCCGGGCCGGCGGGCCACTCACGGAAACGCCGGAACAGCATCGGCACCCCGCGAGCGACGGAGAGGTCTGCGCTGTCCATGGCCTGCATGTGCAGGTGTGGCTGAGTCGAGTTGCCGGAGTTGCCGCAGTCGGCGATGTGCTGGCCCTCGACCACCTGCTGCCCGACGGAGACGCGGATGGAGCCGGTCCTGAAGTGCGCCAAGGCCACAAAACCGCCGCCGCCGGGCAGCGCGATGACCAGGTGGTTGCCGGCGACGGCAGCCACTCCCCTGCGCAGCCGTCCGGACTGGCCCAGCATGTACGGCACCAGGGCGGTCTGCGACCGTCGTGCCTCGTGATCCGGCTCGCCGTCGTGCGCCGCGACGACCGTGCCGCCGACGGGTGCCAGGATCGGCCGGCCGAAGGCGTGGAAGATCTCCGGCGGCTCGGTGGTGAGAAGGCTTCGCCAGTCGCGGCTGTCCGACGTCCGCCAGTCGTCGTCCACCGCGACGAAGTCGATCGCGTAACGCCCGCCGAGCAGGTCGGTACCGTGGCTCGGCACCTGGCGGGCCGGGCTGTTCCTCGTCAGCCACAGTCCCGTGAACGGCAGTGAGATCTCCACCCCGCGGGCCCCGGGCCCCTGTACGGCCGGCCGGCTGAGCCGGCCGGCGGCGGTGCCACCAGCGGCGACGACGGTGGCGCCGATCGCGACGGTGCGTGCCACGAAGAGCCGACGGGAAGTGTCCACGTCCCCGGATCGACGCGGCGACCGGACGGCACGGCGCAGCAGGGGGCGGACCAACTCGCCCACCAGAAGCGCGAGGGTGAGGTAGAGCAGCATCGGCAGCCAGACGGCGGCCGACCAGTATGCGAGGCGGCGGACCTCGAAGGGCGGTTCCAAGGGTCCGGCCGCCAGCAGCAGGGCGGTGTTCGCCGCGAGCAGCCAGATGAGCACCGTGCCGATGCGCCGCCACGGGCCGCCCTCGCGGGAGACGTCCTTGACCAGACGCCGGTACAGATACCAGTGGGCGGCCGCGAGGACGGCCAGGATGATAGCGGCGATCAGCAACGAGAGTCCCGCCTCAGCGCACTGTCTGGAGCAGCTTGTTGGGCGTGGGGCCGGCCGGCACGCCGGACAGCGCGCCGGTCACGGCGGCCAGGTCCAGGGCGCGGCCCACCTGGTTCGGGGCGGCCTTGGGCCGCCCGCCGAGGTAGAGCGCCGCCGCGCCGGAGACGTGCGCGGCCGAGACGGAGGTGCCGGAGTCGGTGTTCGTGCCGCCGCCCGGCCAGTCGGAGGTGATCTCGACCCCGGGGGCGTACATGTCCAGGCCCTGGCCGTAGTTGCTGAACGACGCGACCTGGTCGGCGCAGTCGGAGGAGCCCACGGTGATCGCCTCGCGCACCCGGGCCGGCGAGGAGTTGTCGACGTCGTCGGAGCTCGCGCCCGCCGACAACACCCAGGTGACGCCCGACGCGATGGAGGCGCGCACCGCTTCGTCGAGCACCTCGCTGACCGGGGCGCCGATGATGAAGTTGGCCACCGATGGGCCTGCGGCGTGCTCGGTGATCCAGTCGATCCCGGCCACCACCCCGTCGAGGGTGCCGCCGCCCTGCGCGTCGAGCACCTTCACCGAGATCAGCCGTGCCTTCTTGGCGACGCCGTACCGGGTGCCGCCGACGATCCCGGCCATGAGGGTTCCGTTGCCCTGCTCGTCGCTGCCGTCACCGCCGAACGCGTCGAAGCCGGGCCGAACGCGCGGCGCGAGGTCGGGGTGCCCGTAGTCGATGCCGGTGTCGACCAGGTAGACGTCCACGCCGGCTCCCGCACCGGCCGGGTAGGTGTACCTGCCGTTCAGCGGCAGCGCGCGCTGGTCGATCCGGTCCAGGCCACAGGACGGGTTCCGCTGCGTGCGGGTGCGCGACCCCGGCCGCTGCACCCTGGTGTTCTGCTCCACCAACCGCACGGACGGATCCGCCGCCAGCCGCCGTGCCTGTTCCTCGGTGGCCTCGACCAGCACGCCGTCCAGCGCGCTCTCGTAGCTCTTACGCACCCGTACGCCGTACTTGCCGGCGACGTCGGGCCGGTCGCCGTCGGCGAAGAGCACCAGATAACTGCCGTTCACCGCCTGGGCGCTGCCCGAGTTGACGATGGACCCGACGGCCTCGGCCGGCCCGGGGACGGCCATGATGCCCATGCCGAGCGCGGTGCCGGCGGCCACCACGATGGCGCCGACTCTGCGGCGGACGGTCAGCGACGCTGCGGGCACGGTTCCTCCTGGAGGATGGGTCATCGTCTCGTCCACGCTAGTCGGCCCCGAGGCGGAGCCTTGACCGGCAGCGCACGCGCCCTGCCGAATGTGCGCACCCTGCGCGGATCGCACATGTTCCGTGCGCTGCCGATGCATAGCCACCCGCATTCCGCTCCTCATGTAAGGGACACCCGCAGGTGGCCCAACTGCTTGCGCACCACGGTCCCGCACAGCTCGTCATCGGCGCCGGTCATCACCTGCACGGATCCCCGGATCACGAGGGCCTTCGGTGTGCGGCCTCGAGTCGCAGTTTTCGCGACGGGGGTGGCTGTTGTCGATGTCCAGCCGCATGTTCCAGGTGTTGTTCTAGTACCTCCTCGAGCAGGCAGCCCGAGGTGTCGCTCCCACGGTCGAATAGGCCCGGAACACCCGCGGGCAACCCGACGGAGGAGAGATGCGCGACAACCAGGAGAGCCGCCCCTACAAGGTCGTGCTCAACCACGAGGAGCAGTACTCGATCTGGCCGGCCGGCCGCGAGAACGCCCCGGGCTGGCGCGACGAGGGCACCACGGGCACCCGCGAGGAGTGCCTGGCACACATCGAGGAGGTCTGGACCGACATGCGTCCGCTCAGCCTGCGCACCCGGATGGCGGAGCAGGCGGCGTCCCGCTGAGGGAGGAAAGCTGATGGAGAGCACATTGGCACATGAGGTGTTCGCGCGGTGGGCGCGCGAGCAACCGGACGCAGTCGCGGTCAAGACCAACGAACAAACCATGACGTACGCCGAAGTCGACGCCCAAGCCAACCGCCTCGCCGCCGCACTACGCTCCCACGCCGTCGGCCCAGAAATACGCGTCGCCATCTGCCTGCCACGAACCACCGAATGGATCGTCGCACTCCTCGCCGTCTTCAAATCAGGCGGCGCCTACGTACCCCTGGACCCCGAATACCCACCCGCACGCCTGGAATACATGCTCACCGACTCCGGCGCCGCCGCACTCATCGGCACCGGCCCCCTCAGCGAACACCTCGCACACACCTGCAACCTGCCACTGGTGCCCCCCGACGCCCACGACGACACCCCAACCACCAGCAACAACCCCCACCCACAAAACCTGGCCTACGTCATCTACACCTCCGGCTCCACCGGCCGCCCCAAAGGCGTCCAGATCAACCACGCCTCACTCGCCAACATGCTGGCGGGGCTGGCGCCCTCGCTGGAGGTCGGTCCGGGGCGGCGCACCCTGCAGTGCGTGTCGTTCAGCTTCGACATCTCCGTCTTCGACACCCTGGCGACCCTCACTAACGGCGGCACGCTCGTCATCGCCGCCAAGGAGGAGGTCTCCTCGCCGGACCGGCTGGCCGCCCGGCTGCGCGCCGATCGCATCCACATGGTGGCGCTGCCGCCCTCCGTGCTCGCGACCCTGGCCGGCCAGGAGTTCCCCGACCTGGCGGTGGTGGGTTCGGGCGGAGAGGCGTGCCCGCCCAAGCTCGCGGCCTCGTTCGCCGCCCGGCACCGCTTCGTC
The window above is part of the Micromonospora sp. LH3U1 genome. Proteins encoded here:
- a CDS encoding TetR/AcrR family transcriptional regulator, whose translation is MARIATDTRPSEARLRLLTTATRIFYAEGIHSVGVDRIIAEAKVTRATFYRHFPSKEDLILAYLREVHQMDRGAVDAAIANNPSPVDPLLAIAGSIAQNIQSPGFRGCAFLNAAAEYPDTDHPVHQEIISHRRWFLDTLTMLMAQVHEETADPAARHFVMLRDGAMAAGCLFDPALVSETFLRGIEGLLRINSERQSTESAR
- a CDS encoding DNA polymerase ligase N-terminal domain-containing protein, which encodes MVRVAPAFVLHQHRKPRPHFDLRLEESGVLRSWAVPRGLPDSPNDNRLAIAVPDHHLDHLTYEDADKSIADIGTWEEHDRTERRMLFTLHGRTGRRRYALIRTGEGWLLHLTREQPPDERAVTRRAGGASTPSS
- a CDS encoding penicillin acylase family protein, producing MLRPALRARLAALTAAALTASVLTVTPPSPALAATTFTPDDYCLGQCADILPPGQNGNATLVAILAHQALGTRPAHSSDQLDEYANLVYNYAGLTDEQIAHFYNDASFGVPAAQVESTVSPRADVTIVRDKATGVPHVTGTTRAGTMFGAGYAGAQDRLWVMDLLRHAGRGTLTSFAGGAPGNRELEQSIWANSPYAEADLQAQVDALRLKGTRGQQLYTDVVDYITGINAYIDKSIADDNYPGEYVLTGAGKPTHFTMTDLIATAGVVGGLFGGGGGSEIQSALVRVAARAKYGTTEGDRVWQAFRSQNDPETVLTLHDGQSFPYGATPPGATSAVLPDAGTVIAEPLAYEQSGGAAARAGASTATHELLGGLSNLRAHGMSNAVVVSGRHTTTGNPVAVFGPQTGYFAPQLLMLQELQGPGISARGAAFAGLNLYVLLGRGQDYAWSATSASQDLTDTYAVPLCTTDGSAPTLRSNRYLHRGQCLAMEVLERRNSWSPTLADSTPAGSYTLRALRTKYGLVSYRGLVNGQPTAFTKLRSTYRHEAESAIGFQAYNDPSAMGSAAAFQASAANVGYAFNWFYVNSTEAAYFNSGSNPVRPATADPNLPTKAEPAYEWVGWNPDTNDATYTPASAHPQSVNQDYYVSWNNKQAQDFAAADGNFSYGAVHRGQLLDGPVRAAIAQRKLGRADIVKITAEAAVTDLRGQQVLGELLRVLDSTPVTDPALAAAVSKLRAWQQAGSRRVETSPGSKVYQHAEAIRIFDAWWPLLAAAQFRPGLGPDLYGALVDAIEVNEAPSGGQNGGRDGTVSWAAQGQAHKGSSFQYGWWGYVDKDLRTVLGDDPVAGGPGRAYCGNGNLSACRQALLDTLGGAAAVPATTVYPGDTSCGAGDQWCADSIAQSGLGGITHPLIAWQNRPTYQQVVSFPARRGDNVTNLAQGRPATASSTQFLTSNTPDKAVDGSLGSRWSSSYKDNQWLRVDLGAARTVSRAVLRWESAYGSGYRIEVSGDGTSWQPVFSTTTGNGGVDNATFAPVSARYVRVYGVSRATSYGFSLYEFELYGR
- a CDS encoding MbtH family protein — protein: MRDNQESRPYKVVLNHEEQYSIWPAGRENAPGWRDEGTTGTREECLAHIEEVWTDMRPLSLRTRMAEQAASR
- a CDS encoding M23 family metallopeptidase — its product is MLIAAIILAVLAAAHWYLYRRLVKDVSREGGPWRRIGTVLIWLLAANTALLLAAGPLEPPFEVRRLAYWSAAVWLPMLLYLTLALLVGELVRPLLRRAVRSPRRSGDVDTSRRLFVARTVAIGATVVAAGGTAAGRLSRPAVQGPGARGVEISLPFTGLWLTRNSPARQVPSHGTDLLGGRYAIDFVAVDDDWRTSDSRDWRSLLTTEPPEIFHAFGRPILAPVGGTVVAAHDGEPDHEARRSQTALVPYMLGQSGRLRRGVAAVAGNHLVIALPGGGGFVALAHFRTGSIRVSVGQQVVEGQHIADCGNSGNSTQPHLHMQAMDSADLSVARGVPMLFRRFREWPAGPGSGRVRELAVPEEEAVVEPLPPLTGG
- a CDS encoding S8 family peptidase yields the protein MPAASLTVRRRVGAIVVAAGTALGMGIMAVPGPAEAVGSIVNSGSAQAVNGSYLVLFADGDRPDVAGKYGVRVRKSYESALDGVLVEATEEQARRLAADPSVRLVEQNTRVQRPGSRTRTQRNPSCGLDRIDQRALPLNGRYTYPAGAGAGVDVYLVDTGIDYGHPDLAPRVRPGFDAFGGDGSDEQGNGTLMAGIVGGTRYGVAKKARLISVKVLDAQGGGTLDGVVAGIDWITEHAAGPSVANFIIGAPVSEVLDEAVRASIASGVTWVLSAGASSDDVDNSSPARVREAITVGSSDCADQVASFSNYGQGLDMYAPGVEITSDWPGGGTNTDSGTSVSAAHVSGAAALYLGGRPKAAPNQVGRALDLAAVTGALSGVPAGPTPNKLLQTVR